A single genomic interval of Rosistilla ulvae harbors:
- a CDS encoding sulfatase: MKATSPFLLSMLLFFFSSPAQAAEAHQPNIVFILVDDLGWSDLHCYGHRYHHTPHLDRLAAEGLRFTAGYSPAPICSAARASILTGKTVARLGFEFVTKNTPGRQSLDIDVPLLTPELTLNLPTAEVTIAERLAAVGYQTAFFGKWHVSQHYQRRYLAWHPDFGPQQQGFAVAGEDFGDHPYAWNKKHPPSPAPDGVFPRDSMIQRTADFIRRQADATKPYFLMASSFYVHTPVKTRCRWLVEKYERHLPPDAKHRRQRLEYAAFVETLDHHVGTILDAIDQSGQRENTLVFFMSDNGGHPEYCANAPLRGSKWNLYEGGIRIPMIARWPGKIDAGVISDTPVIGYDLSPTFVSLAGGDAKGVDGIDMQRVLREPSWKPNRHLLWHFPYYHPERTFSKAIDKIGVDDFATSKTRPQSALRKGNYKLIHFAEDDRVELYDVAADISEANDLSQSHAAIAAQLRETLQQQLDAMNARRAVARE, from the coding sequence ATGAAAGCTACCTCACCGTTTCTGCTGTCGATGCTGTTGTTCTTTTTCAGTTCGCCTGCACAGGCCGCGGAGGCTCACCAACCGAACATCGTTTTCATCCTTGTGGATGATCTGGGGTGGTCCGACCTGCATTGCTACGGGCACCGTTATCACCACACTCCGCACCTTGATCGTCTGGCTGCTGAGGGGCTGCGGTTTACCGCTGGCTACTCCCCTGCCCCGATCTGTTCGGCCGCACGAGCCAGCATTCTGACGGGAAAGACGGTGGCTCGTTTGGGCTTTGAGTTTGTCACCAAAAACACTCCGGGGCGGCAGTCGCTCGATATCGATGTGCCGCTTTTGACGCCCGAACTGACGCTGAACCTGCCGACCGCGGAAGTCACGATCGCCGAGCGACTGGCGGCGGTTGGTTATCAAACAGCCTTCTTTGGCAAGTGGCACGTCAGTCAGCATTACCAGCGACGCTACCTCGCCTGGCACCCCGATTTCGGTCCGCAACAACAGGGATTTGCTGTCGCCGGCGAAGACTTTGGCGATCACCCTTATGCGTGGAACAAAAAACATCCTCCCTCACCCGCCCCCGATGGCGTGTTCCCTCGGGATTCGATGATCCAGCGGACGGCCGACTTTATCCGAAGGCAAGCCGACGCCACCAAGCCCTACTTCTTGATGGCCTCATCCTTTTATGTGCATACTCCCGTGAAGACTCGCTGCCGTTGGCTGGTCGAAAAATACGAACGTCACCTGCCCCCCGACGCCAAGCATCGCAGACAACGGCTGGAATACGCGGCGTTTGTCGAGACGCTTGATCACCACGTGGGAACGATCCTGGATGCCATCGATCAGTCGGGACAGCGAGAAAACACGTTGGTGTTCTTTATGTCCGACAACGGTGGCCACCCCGAGTATTGTGCCAACGCGCCGCTGCGTGGATCGAAATGGAACCTGTATGAAGGCGGCATACGTATTCCCATGATCGCCAGGTGGCCGGGAAAGATTGACGCAGGCGTTATCAGTGATACGCCTGTGATTGGATACGACCTGTCGCCGACATTTGTCAGCCTCGCAGGCGGCGATGCAAAAGGCGTCGACGGTATCGATATGCAGCGAGTGTTGAGGGAGCCAAGTTGGAAGCCGAACCGACATTTGCTGTGGCACTTTCCCTATTATCATCCTGAAAGAACGTTTTCGAAGGCCATCGACAAGATTGGCGTCGATGATTTCGCCACCAGCAAGACGCGACCTCAGTCCGCGCTGCGCAAAGGTAACTACAAGCTAATTCACTTCGCTGAAGACGATCGCGTGGAACTGTACGACGTCGCAGCGGATATCTCCGAAGCAAACGACCTCAGCCAGTCGCACGCGGCAATCGCTGCCCAGTTGCGAGAAACCCTGCAACAACAACTCGATGCGATGAACGCCCGCCGCGCTGTGGCGCGGGAATAG
- a CDS encoding esterase/lipase family protein, whose translation MASSSEAVALADLSSDELGSRDPIEVSRTACSRAEKLRADLDPRCTAHYLAANRLAWKTVNHASLADDAQRNLAAELYHESLRGLIESAQQFGQIDPIHGIRLTTDDGEVTIPIVYDGFAWKPEDFNCWIPVDEYQDEHLPHQHRRSGWGVPLVVLRQRDQQERFMIPQLPFAATAMLRNLPVDGDRESDEATPNQVLEVFNPLVHSELAKDDGGETPLAADLSAPIAWLNNNTPHLNYEGFMHPDRLHRSGQLIMLEPYQPGKIPLVFVHGLASDPLTWIGLINELRTADGVNSRYQIWLFGYPTGRPFLRSAADLRRECSEAIASFTKTTADPALHRSVIIGHSMGGLLTKLQVAPSGTSLWKSFAKRPIESLQADPQMHEYLSELFFFEPSPFVERAIFIGTPHGGSPIADEWIGQFASLLVSRSHDFSDEYDAFLARNREAITPFYSKHIPTSVHMLEPEDPTLQAMRQLPLAPHIRLHSVIGNGHKMLIGGPADGVVPVVSARHHGADSERIVATTHRRLQSHPDTVEEVLRILQLHLDEPAENSATQPQLAEGLTQSAIR comes from the coding sequence GTGGCATCCAGCTCCGAGGCTGTCGCTCTAGCCGATCTCTCCAGTGACGAACTCGGCTCGCGTGATCCGATCGAGGTGAGCCGAACCGCGTGCTCCCGCGCGGAGAAACTGCGAGCGGATCTGGACCCTCGTTGCACCGCCCATTATCTCGCCGCCAATCGCCTGGCGTGGAAAACGGTAAACCACGCTTCCCTTGCCGATGACGCGCAACGCAACCTCGCCGCGGAGCTGTATCACGAAAGTCTGCGTGGATTGATCGAGTCGGCGCAACAATTTGGGCAGATCGATCCGATCCATGGCATTCGCTTGACCACCGACGACGGCGAGGTGACTATCCCGATCGTTTACGACGGTTTCGCCTGGAAACCGGAGGATTTCAATTGCTGGATTCCGGTCGATGAGTATCAGGATGAGCATTTGCCCCACCAACACCGACGCTCGGGTTGGGGTGTTCCGCTGGTGGTGCTGCGACAACGGGATCAGCAAGAACGATTCATGATCCCGCAATTGCCCTTCGCGGCGACTGCGATGCTTCGAAACCTGCCGGTCGACGGCGATCGCGAATCCGATGAAGCCACGCCGAATCAAGTGCTGGAGGTTTTCAATCCGCTTGTTCACTCCGAGCTGGCGAAAGACGACGGAGGTGAAACTCCATTGGCGGCTGACCTATCGGCGCCAATTGCTTGGTTAAACAACAACACGCCCCATCTCAATTACGAAGGCTTCATGCATCCCGATCGACTGCACCGAAGTGGTCAGTTGATCATGCTTGAGCCCTACCAGCCGGGCAAGATCCCGTTGGTTTTTGTCCATGGATTGGCTTCCGATCCACTCACTTGGATCGGATTGATCAACGAACTCCGCACGGCCGACGGGGTCAATTCGCGTTACCAGATCTGGTTGTTCGGCTATCCAACCGGTCGTCCGTTCCTCCGTTCCGCTGCCGATTTGCGACGCGAGTGCAGCGAGGCGATCGCGTCATTTACGAAAACGACCGCCGACCCCGCACTCCATCGCAGTGTCATCATCGGCCACAGCATGGGAGGTTTGCTAACGAAACTGCAAGTCGCCCCGAGTGGAACATCGCTTTGGAAGTCGTTTGCCAAGCGGCCGATCGAGTCGTTGCAGGCGGACCCGCAGATGCACGAGTACCTCTCGGAGCTGTTCTTCTTTGAGCCTTCGCCGTTTGTGGAGCGAGCCATTTTCATCGGCACGCCGCATGGAGGTTCGCCCATCGCGGATGAATGGATCGGTCAATTCGCCTCACTTCTCGTCTCACGTTCCCACGATTTCTCCGACGAGTACGATGCGTTTCTGGCTCGCAATCGCGAGGCGATCACTCCTTTCTATTCAAAACATATTCCAACAAGTGTTCACATGCTGGAACCGGAGGATCCAACCCTCCAGGCGATGAGACAATTACCACTTGCCCCGCACATCCGTCTGCATTCGGTGATCGGAAACGGCCACAAAATGCTTATCGGTGGGCCCGCCGATGGCGTCGTGCCGGTCGTGAGTGCTCGCCATCACGGTGCGGATAGCGAGCGAATCGTGGCGACAACCCATCGGCGTTTGCAAAGCCATCCCGATACGGTTGAGGAAGTGCTTCGCATCCTGCAACTGCATTTGGACGAACCAGCTGAAAACTCGGCAACCCAACCGCAGCTAGCCGAAGGTCTCACTCAGTCGGCGATTCGGTAG